A stretch of Mobula birostris isolate sMobBir1 chromosome 2, sMobBir1.hap1, whole genome shotgun sequence DNA encodes these proteins:
- the LOC140208279 gene encoding protein snail homolog Sna-like, translating into MPRSFLIKKHFSTSKKPNYGELDSQTVIISPFLYEKYPVPAIPQPEILSSAAYYPTIVWDTGLISSFCSADIEANLSSKKIDSPTADNVKRRKSHDLASLSSEEEDGKTSDPPSPDSSATEAEKFQCNQCTKSYSTFAGLSKHKQLHCEVQARKSFNCKYCEKEYVSLGALKMHIRSHTLPCVCKICGKAFSRPWLLQGHIRTHTGEKPFSCPHCNRAFADRSNLRAHLQTHSDVKKYQCKNCSKTFSRMSLLHKHEETGCCAAR; encoded by the exons ATGCCTAGGTCTTTTCTTATTAAGAAGCATTTCTCAACCAGTAAGAAACCCAATTACGGTGAACTGGACAGTCAAACAG TGATCATCTCCCCGTTTCTTTATGAGAAGTACCCTGTCCCCGCCATCCCTCAGCCTGAAATCCTCAGCTCGGCCGCCTATTACCCCACCATCGTCTGGGACACAGGGTTGATCTCGAGCTTCTGCTCGGCTGATATCGAAGCCAACCTTTCAAGCAAGAAAATCGATTCGCCAACAGCGGACAACGTGAAACGACGCAAATCTCACGACCTCGCATCCTTATCGAGCGAGGAAGAGGACGGGAAGACATCGGACCCTCCCAGTCCCGACTCCTCGGCGACAGAAGCAGAGAAATTTCAGTGCAATCAGTGCACCAAGTCCTACTCCACTTTTGCCGGACTGTCCAAGCACAAACAGCTACACTGCGAGGTCCAGGCCAGGAAATCCTTTAACTGCAAGTACTGTGAGAAGGAGTATGTGAGTTTGGGAGCCCTGAAGATGCACATCAGGAGCCACACGCTTCCGTGTGTTTGCAAAATATGTGGCAAAGCTTTCTCCAGACCCTGGCTGCTTCAGGGGCACATCCGCACACACACTG GAGAGAAGCCTTTTTCCTGCCCTCATTGCAACAGAGCATTTGCAGATCGATCCAACCTCAGAGCCCATCTTCAGACTCATTCTGATGTGAAAAAGTACCAGTGCAAAAACTGCTCCAAGACTTTCTCCAGAATGTCTCTTCTTCACAAACACGAAGAAACAGGATGCTGTGCAGCTCGCTGA